In the Vitis vinifera cultivar Pinot Noir 40024 chromosome 2, ASM3070453v1 genome, one interval contains:
- the LOC100259857 gene encoding probable copper-transporting ATPase HMA5: MAAKFLTLACIRNESFGGLSPRPHYPSMPKYPKGVSETERDVEGSEAKAVFSVIGMTCSACAGSVEKAVKRLPGIREAVVDVLNSRAQVMFYPSFVNEETIRETIEDVGFQATLIQDETNEKSIQVCRIRINGMTCTSCTSTVESSLQALHGVQKAQVALATEEARVHYDPKIINHNQLLEAIEDAGFEAILISAGEDMSKIQIKVDGVGTDNSMRILENSLRALPGVQDIDVDPTVRKFSLSYKPDVTGPRNLINVIESTGTGRYKAAISPEGGREVHRKEEIKQYYRSFLWSLVFTIPVFLTSMVFMYIPGLKHGLDTKVVNMLSIGEILRWVLSTPVQFVIGRRFYTGSYKALRHGSANMDVLIALGTNAAYFYSVYSVLRAATSEDFKSTDFFETSSMLISFILLGKYLEVLAKGKTSDAIAKLMDLSPETAILLALDSEGNVINEEEIDSRLIQKNDVIKILPGAKVASDGFVIWGQSHVNESMITGEARPVAKRKGDTVIGGTVNENGVLHIKATRVGSESALSQIVQLVESAQMAKAPVQKFADRISKFFVPLVIVLSLSTFLAWFLAGKFHGYPKSWIPSSMDSFQLALQFGISVMVIACPCALGLATPTAVMVGTGVGASQGVLIKGGQALESAHKVNCIVFDKTGTLTVGKPVVVNTRLWKNMVLQEFYELVAATEVNSEHPLAKAIVEYAKKFREDEENPTWPEAKDFVSITGHGVKAIVRNKEIIVGNKSLMLDQKIVIPVDAEDMLEEIEEMAQTGILISIDGELTGVLAISDPLKPGARDVITILKSMKVKSILVTGDNWGTANSIAQEVGIETVIAEAKPEHKAEKVKNLQASGYTVAMVGDGINDSPALVAADVGMAIGAGTDIAIEAADIVLMKSNLEDVITAIDLSRKTFSRIRLNYIWALGYNLLGIPIAAGALFPSSGFRLPPWIAGAAMAASSVSVVCCSLLLKYYKRPKKLDALEMQGVRIE; the protein is encoded by the exons ATGGCAGCGAAGTTTCTGACGCTGGCGTGTATTCGGAATGAGAGCTTCGGAGGTCTGTCGCCGAGGCCGCACTACCCCTCGATGCCCAAGTATCCCAAGGGGGTGTCGGAGACGGAGAGGGATGTGGAAGGGTCGGAAGCGAAGGCGGTGTTTTCGGTGATTGGAATGACATGCTCGGCGTGCGCGGGATCGGTGGAGAAGGCCGTCAAGCGGCTGCCGGGGATTCGGGAGGCGGTGGTTGATGTTTTGAATAGTAGGGCTCAGGTCATGTTTTATCCTTCTTTTGTTAAC GAGGAGACAATTCGTGAGACCATTGAAGATGTGGGGTTTCAGGCCACATTGATTCAAGATGAGACAAATGAGAAATCCATTCAAGTATGCCGAATCCGCATAAATGGAATGACCTGCACTTCTTGCACCTCAACTGTTGAATCTTCTCTGCAAGCACTGCATGGTGTGCAAAAGGCTCAAGTTGCATTAGCAACTGAGGAGGCCCGAGTTCATTATGATCCTAAGATCATCAACCACAACCAGCTATTGGAAGCCATAGAAGATGCTGGGTTTGAAGCCATACTTATTAGTGCTGGGGAAGACATGAGCAAGATTCAGATTAAAGTTGATGGAGTTGGCACTGATAATTCAATGAGGATACTCGAGAATTCTCTCCGAGCACTCCCAGGGGTTCAAGATATCGACGTTGATCCTACAGTCCGTAAATTTTCCCTTTCCTACAAACCAGATGTGACGGGCCCCAGAAACCTTATCAATGTGATTGAGTCAACTGGAACTGGCCGTTACAAGGCAGCAATATCTCCAGAAGGAGGAAGAGAAGTTCATAGAAAGGAGGAGATTAAGCAATATTATAGATCCTTCCTATGGAGTTTGGTCTTTACAATTCCAGTATTCTTAACTTCCATGGTCTTCATGTATATCCCTGGTCTCAAGCATGGATTAGATACCAAAGTGGTGAATATGCTGAGCATTGGAGAGATTTTGAGGTGGGTATTATCCACCCCAGTACAGTTTGTTATTGGGCGGCGATTCTACACTGGCTCCTATAAAGCACTGCGCCATGGTTCTGCCAATATGGATGTTTTGATTGCCTTGGGAACAAATGCTGCCTATTTTTATTCTGTCTATTCTGTGTTGAGAGCTGCTACTTCTGAGGACTTCAAGTCCACAGATTTCTTTGAAACGAGCTCCATgctcatttcatttattcttCTTGGGAAATACTTGGAGGTTTTAGCCAAGGGAAAGACATCTGATGCCATTGCCAAGCTTATGGACCTGTCGCCTGAGACTGCAATTCTGTTAGCCCTGGACAGTGAAGGAAATGTGATTAATGAAGAGGAAATAGATAGTCGGTTGATACAAAAGAACGATGTGATTAAAATTCTTCCTGGTGCAAAAGTAGCTTCAGATGGTTTTGTTATTTGGGGGCAAAGCCATGTCAATGAGAGCATGATAACAGGAGAAGCCAGGCCTGTGGCAAAGAGGAAGGGTGACACAGTGATTGGAGGGACTGTGAATGAGAATGGGGTATTACATATTAAGGCAACACGGGTTGGATCAGAAAGTGCTCTTTCACAGATTGTTCAGCTTGTTGAGTCAGCCCAGATGGCTAAAGCTCCTGTGCAGAAATTTGCAGACCGCATCTCTaaattctttgttcctttg GTCATTGTCCTTTCATTGTCAACTTTTCTTGCCTGGTTTTTAGCTGGAAAGTTCCATGGATACCCAAAATCTTGGATACCATCTTCCATGGATAGCTTTCAGCTTGCACTCCAATTTGGAATCTCTGTCATGGTCATAGCCTGCCCATGTGCTCTAGGCCTTGCAACTCCTACTGCTGTTATGGTTGGCACCGGTGTTGGTGCTTCTCAGGGAGTCCTCATCAAAGGCGGTCAAGCATTAGAAAGTGCACATAAG GTGAATTGCATTGTGTTTGACAAGACAGGGACCCTCACAGTTGGGAAGCCTGTAGTTGTTAACACAAGGCTCTGGAAAAATATGGTACTCCAAGAATTCTATGAACTTGTTGCGGCCACTGAG GTGAACAGTGAGCACCCACTGGCTAAGGCCATTGTGGAGTATGCTAAGAAATTCAGAGAAGATGAAGAGAATCCCACTTGGCCAGAAGCAAAGGATTTCGTCTCCATTACTGGCCATGGAGTGAAAGCCATTGTTCGCAACAAAGAGATCATAGTGGGCAACAAGAGCTTGATGTTAGACCAGAAGATTGTCATTCCAGTTGATGCTGAAGATATGCtggaagaaattgaagaaatggCTCAAACTGGGATTCTGATATCGATAGATGGGGAGCTGACTGGAGTTCTAGCCATATCTGATCCACTGAAGCCAGGTGCTCGTGATGTGATAACCATTCTCAAGTCTATGAAGGTTAAGAGCATCTTGGTGACAGGTGACAACTGGGGAACTGCAAATTCCATTGCTCAGGAGGTTGGGATTGAAACTGTCATCGCTGAAGCCAAACCTGAGCACAAAGCAGAGAAAGTGAAGAATTTACAG GCGTCGGGCTATACCGTGGCAATGGTTGGAGATGGCATCAACGACTCACCAGCTCTTGTCGCTGCAGATGTTGGAATGGCGATTGGTGCAGGCACAGACATTGCCATCGAGGCAGCAGACATTGTTCTCATGAAAAGCAACTTGGAAGATGTGATAACCGCCATCGACCTTTCCAGAAAAACATTTTCCCGTATCCGCCTGAACTACATTTGGGCACTAGGCTATAATCTCCTCGGCATACCAATTGCAGCTGGGGCTCTCTTCCCATCTTCTGGATTCCGTTTACCACCATGGATTGCTGGAGCTGCCATGGCAGCCTCTTCCGTCAGTGTTGTTTGCTGTTCTCTTCTGTTAAAGTACTACAAAAGACCCAAGAAGCTGGATGCCCTTGAGATGCAGGGAGTAAGGATCGAGTGA
- the LOC100242689 gene encoding glutathione S-transferase T1, which yields MKLKIYADRMSQPSRAIIIFCKVNRIDFEEVRVDLAKRQHLSPDFKVVNPMGQVPAIVDGRFQLFESHAILIYLACAFPGIADNWYPNDLFKRAKIHSVLDWHHSNLRRGAAPFLLNTVLGPALGIKVNPQAAAEAEKLLFSSLSKIESFWLEGNGKFLLGSSQPSVADLSLVCEIMQLEILGDRERNRILGPYKKVQQWIENTKNATRPHFDEVHALLFGFKARLQKPPSGRAINEASKKRALHSKM from the exons CTCAAAATCTATGCCGATCGGATGTCTCAGCCATCTCGTGCTATCATCATCTTCTGCAA GGTTAATAGAATTGATTTTGAGGAGGTCAGAGTTGACCTGGCAAAGCGTCAGCATCTTTCCCCTGATTTTAAAG TGGTAAACCCTATGGGGCAAGTTCCAGCAATAGTTGATGGAAGATTTCAGCTGTTTGAGAG CCATGCAATTCTTATCTATCTTGCTTGCGCATTTCCTGGAATTGCCGATAATTG GTACCCAAATGATCTTTTCAAGAGAGCTAAGATCCACTCAGTGTTGGATTGGCATCATTCCAACTTACGTCGTGGTGCAG CCCCATTTCTTCTAAATACTGTACTGGGACCTGCACTTGGCATTAAAGTGAATCCGCAAGCAGCTGCTGAAGCTGAGAAACTCTTGTTCTCGTCTCTGTCAAAAATTGAATCCTTTTGGCTGGAGGGGAATGGGAAGTTCTTGCTTGGAAGCTCTCAACCATCTGTAGCAGATCTCAGCTTGGTTTGTGAAATTATGCAACTAGAG ATTTTGGGCGATAGGGAACGCAATCGGATATTAGGCCCATACAAGAAGGTTCAGCAGTGGATTGAGAATACTAAAAATGCAACTAGGCCTCATTTTGATGAAGTACATGCACTCCTTTTTGGATTCAAAGCAAGGCTACAAAAGCCACCGTCAGGGAGGGCAATCAATGAGGCAAGCAAAAAAAGGGCATTGCATTCAAAGATGTGA